A segment of the Amycolatopsis thermophila genome:
CGCCAGCAGCATGGCGATCAGGTCGCGCGCGATGCCGCGGAAGGCGCCCACCAGACCACCGGCGACCTTCATCGACTTCCCGGCGTTCTCCAGGTAACCGCCGATCGCGTTGAGCTGGTCGGTCACCGCCTCCATGCTCTTGCGGAACTGGTCGGCGCCTTCCCCGGACCAGCTCTCCATCAGCGTTGCGAGCTTGGTCTGGTGGTCCTGCGCCCACTGCTCGAGCTTCGCCTTCTCGGCCTTGACCGCTTCCTCGGCCGCCTGGATGCCCTCCGGGTCGCCCCACATGATGTCCAGCGGCCACCGCAAGACGGAGATGTGCTCGATCAGCCACCCGATGCCCGCGGTCAGCAGGCTGCCGATCGGGTCGAGCGCGAGCCCGAGCGTCTCCAGAGCCAGACCGGCCGAGCCGATGCCGACCGCGACCTTGTCGTTCTCCTTGACGGCCTCGTTCAGGCTGACCGCGGCGTCGAAGAACCCGGCGCCGGTCTGCCACTTCTCGGCCATGTGCAGGCCGACGTCCCCGGGCTTGTACTCGCTCATGCCTTGAACCCCAGCAGCCCGGCGGCGGTCTCGGAATCGTGCGCGTCGTAGGCCTTCGCCGCGTCGCGCACGTTGTCGGCGAACTCGGTGATCGTGCCCGAGTACTTGTTGAGCTGGTCCTCGGCCTTGCCGCACCACAGCGTCACACCGGCTCCGAAGATCTGCCCGACCATCCCGAAGATGCCGATGTCGCCGACGCACCCGCCGACCACCCCGGCCGTGCCCTTCAGGTTCTCCGTCAACTGGTCGAGGTGCTGTCCGAACGACACCAGAGGAGCCGAATCGACCTCGAAACCGGAACCGCTCACCACGGCCTCATCTCGTCGTCGTCATCCGCGGGAGCGGCCGGGCGCGGCCGTCGTGGTGCCGGACGCTGCTGCACGGGCGGAACCGGAGGCGGCGGGGGC
Coding sequences within it:
- a CDS encoding type VII secretion target, translating into MSGSGFEVDSAPLVSFGQHLDQLTENLKGTAGVVGGCVGDIGIFGMVGQIFGAGVTLWCGKAEDQLNKYSGTITEFADNVRDAAKAYDAHDSETAAGLLGFKA